One genomic segment of Caldisericia bacterium includes these proteins:
- a CDS encoding NTP transferase domain-containing protein, with protein MKAVIMAGGFGTRLRPLTVNIPKPMVPLANKPMMVHIIRLLKKHNLKDIIVILYHQPQLIKDYFKDGKEFGVKVEYVTSEEDLGTAGAVGLARNKLKETFLVISGDILTDFNLSEVISFHKESKSLATITLTRVENPLQYGIVITDENGRIKRFLEKPSWGEVFSDTINTGIYVLEPDIFEFVPEGKEVDFSKNLFPQILSRNLPLFGFISDGYWRDIGNIREYKRAHMDILRGRIDIEIEGKRVGKIGSDVWVGENSHIKDIKNFHGTVVIGKNVSIGASEIINSFIGDNVEIENGALIENSIIWDKTLIERNCKIINSIICRRVKIREGAVLEGDNTVSDDCEIGKGAKLRPTISIWPNKIVEDGAIVTSSLVWGKVWTRSLFGSYGILGVNNVEVTPEFAAKLGCAYGTFLGKRAVVYTGRDAHESSRMIKRALIAGLMATGVDVLDLRASPVPLVRFAIKSLNGSGGLHVKRSPFDPNFINIKFFDKSGYDISPGQEKSIERLFFREEFNRASMEDIGHLDIPPRVVESYREFYLNNLDVKSIKNSNLKFVIDYSYGTPVLFFPTIIGDFGLEIVSLNAYMDGKRSVRSLSEFKEALNKVSSVVKSLDAHFGVLLDAGGEKIFGIDNTGEILSNTRLVAILLKLLKMEKEKFSLILPVNASFELEQYIKSLNIKIRWSSTLSRNIIREASKADIAVDLMGGFIFSNFLPFFDGMYSVGKLIELLSKFDGDLNELKKGTPKRDPSHIEIPCPWELKGRVMRNLSEKTTDLSELIEGVKLREEDGFVFVLPDSDRAVIHIYSSFIKEEKEKKRMEEIKERIESWIRK; from the coding sequence ATGAAAGCGGTGATAATGGCTGGGGGGTTTGGCACAAGATTAAGACCACTAACTGTAAACATTCCAAAACCTATGGTGCCTCTTGCGAATAAACCAATGATGGTTCATATAATAAGGCTTCTAAAGAAGCACAATCTCAAAGATATAATTGTCATTCTCTATCATCAACCACAATTGATAAAGGACTACTTTAAAGATGGAAAAGAGTTTGGAGTAAAAGTTGAGTATGTTACAAGTGAAGAGGATTTGGGTACCGCTGGAGCTGTTGGGCTCGCAAGGAACAAATTGAAGGAGACCTTCCTTGTTATCTCTGGTGATATTCTTACAGATTTCAATCTTTCAGAGGTTATCTCTTTTCACAAAGAAAGCAAATCCCTTGCAACAATAACCCTTACGAGAGTTGAGAATCCACTTCAGTATGGAATAGTGATAACTGATGAAAATGGAAGAATTAAAAGATTCCTTGAGAAACCATCATGGGGAGAGGTTTTTTCTGATACAATAAACACCGGCATATATGTGCTTGAACCAGATATCTTTGAGTTTGTTCCTGAAGGAAAGGAGGTTGATTTCTCCAAAAACCTATTCCCTCAAATTCTTTCAAGAAACCTTCCCCTCTTTGGTTTTATCTCAGATGGTTATTGGAGAGATATAGGAAACATAAGAGAATACAAAAGAGCCCATATGGATATTCTTAGAGGAAGGATTGATATAGAAATTGAGGGAAAGAGAGTTGGAAAAATTGGAAGTGATGTATGGGTTGGTGAAAACTCCCACATAAAGGATATTAAAAACTTCCATGGAACAGTTGTTATTGGAAAAAATGTCAGTATAGGTGCCTCCGAAATAATAAACTCTTTTATTGGAGATAATGTAGAGATAGAGAATGGGGCTCTCATAGAAAACTCTATTATATGGGATAAGACTTTAATAGAGAGAAACTGTAAAATAATTAACTCTATAATATGTAGAAGAGTAAAGATAAGGGAAGGTGCTGTTCTTGAAGGTGATAACACTGTCTCAGATGATTGTGAGATAGGAAAAGGAGCCAAATTAAGACCAACAATATCCATATGGCCCAACAAGATTGTAGAAGATGGAGCTATTGTAACAAGCAGTCTCGTGTGGGGTAAGGTATGGACAAGGTCTCTCTTTGGTTCATATGGAATACTTGGAGTGAATAATGTTGAAGTAACCCCTGAGTTTGCTGCAAAACTTGGATGTGCCTATGGAACTTTCCTTGGTAAAAGAGCTGTTGTATACACAGGCAGAGATGCCCATGAATCATCAAGGATGATTAAAAGAGCACTTATAGCAGGTTTAATGGCTACAGGTGTTGATGTACTGGATCTTAGAGCATCGCCTGTTCCACTTGTGAGATTTGCCATAAAGAGTTTAAATGGAAGTGGTGGACTTCATGTTAAGAGGTCTCCCTTTGACCCGAATTTTATAAACATAAAGTTCTTTGACAAATCAGGATACGATATCTCTCCCGGTCAGGAAAAATCTATTGAAAGATTGTTCTTTAGAGAGGAATTTAACAGAGCAAGTATGGAAGATATAGGCCACTTGGATATTCCACCAAGAGTGGTGGAATCTTACAGGGAATTCTATCTTAACAATTTAGATGTAAAGAGCATTAAGAATTCAAACCTTAAATTTGTAATTGATTACTCCTATGGAACACCAGTGTTGTTCTTTCCTACAATAATAGGTGATTTTGGTCTTGAGATAGTTTCTCTTAATGCGTATATGGATGGTAAGAGATCTGTAAGGTCTTTATCAGAATTCAAGGAGGCACTCAATAAAGTCTCATCAGTTGTAAAGTCCCTTGATGCACATTTTGGAGTTCTTCTTGATGCCGGTGGGGAGAAAATTTTTGGAATAGACAACACAGGTGAGATACTTTCCAATACAAGACTTGTTGCAATACTTTTAAAATTACTTAAAATGGAGAAAGAAAAGTTCTCCCTCATCCTTCCTGTAAATGCATCCTTTGAGCTTGAGCAGTACATAAAATCACTGAACATAAAGATACGATGGTCATCCACTCTCTCCAGAAACATTATAAGAGAAGCTTCAAAGGCAGATATAGCAGTGGATTTGATGGGTGGTTTCATATTCTCAAATTTTCTCCCTTTCTTTGACGGTATGTACAGCGTTGGAAAACTCATAGAGCTTCTATCCAAATTTGATGGAGATTTAAATGAATTAAAGAAGGGAACTCCAAAGAGAGACCCATCCCATATAGAGATTCCATGTCCTTGGGAACTTAAAGGAAGAGTAATGAGAAATTTATCCGAAAAAACAACTGACCTATCTGAACTAATTGAAGGTGTAAAGCTTAGAGAAGAGGATGGATTTGTGTTTGTGCTACCAGATAGCGATAGAGCTGTAATTCATATATACTCAAGCTTCATCAAGGAAGAGAAAGAAAAGAAGAGGATGGAAGAAATTAAAGAGAGGATTGAATCATGGATAAGAAAATAA
- a CDS encoding phosphoglucomutase/phosphomannomutase family protein: MDKKIKFGTSGWRGIIAEDFTFPNVRKVTRAIIRFMREKGYERNGVVVGYDTRFLSKEFAMTVSTIFAENGIKVYFTEYPTPTPVISFEIIKKGTGGGVNITASHNPFYYSGIKYSPPWGGPAEPEVTKMIEKFIPHSPSMKPEGEFDDYVKSGVIEIFDPLNEYVSSIKEVLPFNFDFKKPVIFDVLFGTGARYVKELFKDFKNIKLIHDRVDPLFGGLEPVPYEHELKELKEYVKRERAIIGLALDGDSDRFGVISSDGTFITPNEVISIISYFFIPKWKREVKKSLGIGRTVSTTRLLDEIASYFNIPLYETPVGFKYIGMLIRDEKIFIGGEESGGLSIHGWLPEKDGILANLLVLGIVEDKKLPPKDLIEEVYKKFGRFYTHRIDIRFREEEAEKVVEFINKFDKDLLFGLKVKEINGKDGLLIKFEDGVSWVLLRKSGTENVIRFYFESKDKTTFKKMEEKSKSLIDYIMKE, from the coding sequence ATGGATAAGAAAATAAAATTTGGCACATCTGGATGGAGGGGAATAATTGCCGAGGATTTCACCTTTCCAAATGTGAGAAAGGTGACAAGAGCTATAATAAGGTTCATGAGAGAAAAGGGTTATGAGAGAAATGGAGTTGTTGTGGGATATGATACAAGGTTTCTATCCAAAGAATTTGCCATGACCGTTTCCACCATATTCGCTGAAAATGGTATTAAAGTTTATTTTACAGAGTATCCAACTCCCACTCCGGTTATAAGTTTTGAGATAATAAAAAAAGGCACTGGCGGAGGCGTGAATATAACAGCTTCCCATAATCCCTTCTACTATTCAGGAATAAAATATTCACCCCCATGGGGTGGACCAGCAGAACCAGAAGTAACGAAAATGATAGAAAAATTTATTCCTCATTCCCCTTCCATGAAACCCGAGGGAGAGTTTGATGATTATGTGAAATCTGGAGTTATAGAGATTTTTGATCCATTAAATGAGTATGTATCTTCTATAAAAGAAGTTCTCCCGTTTAATTTTGATTTCAAGAAACCTGTAATTTTTGATGTCCTCTTTGGGACAGGTGCAAGATATGTGAAGGAGTTGTTCAAAGATTTTAAAAACATAAAACTAATTCATGATAGAGTTGATCCCCTTTTTGGTGGTCTTGAACCAGTTCCATATGAACATGAACTCAAGGAGTTAAAAGAGTATGTAAAGAGAGAAAGAGCAATTATTGGTTTAGCCCTTGATGGAGATAGTGATAGATTTGGAGTAATCTCTTCAGACGGAACATTTATAACTCCCAATGAGGTTATCTCTATAATATCCTACTTTTTTATTCCCAAATGGAAAAGAGAGGTTAAAAAGAGCCTTGGTATAGGAAGAACTGTCTCTACAACGAGACTCTTAGACGAGATTGCATCCTACTTTAATATTCCCCTCTACGAAACCCCCGTTGGTTTTAAATACATAGGTATGCTTATAAGAGATGAGAAGATATTTATAGGTGGAGAGGAGAGTGGGGGTCTCTCTATACATGGTTGGTTGCCTGAGAAAGATGGGATACTTGCCAACCTTCTTGTTCTTGGCATAGTTGAGGATAAAAAATTACCTCCAAAGGACCTAATAGAAGAGGTCTATAAGAAATTTGGTAGGTTCTACACCCATAGAATTGATATAAGGTTTAGAGAGGAAGAGGCAGAAAAAGTCGTTGAGTTTATAAATAAGTTTGATAAAGATCTATTGTTTGGTTTAAAAGTTAAAGAAATTAATGGAAAGGATGGACTCCTTATAAAATTTGAAGATGGGGTTTCATGGGTGCTTTTAAGAAAATCTGGAACAGAGAATGTTATAAGATTTTACTTTGAATCAAAAGATAAAACCACTTTCAAAAAAATGGAGGAAAAATCAAAAAGTTTAATTGATTATATAATGAAAGAATGA
- a CDS encoding bifunctional phosphoglucose/phosphomannose isomerase: MFEILFEFPKNFKEAKRISEETEIKIKSISSIRNIVISGMGGSGFSGDFILSLFRDSIKTPIIVSKYYSLPEFVNDETLLILVSYSGNTEETLSSLEDGAKRGANIIAISSDGQLEEIVKGKYTFFKIPGGYPPRMALPFLFYPIYHTLRNFTEEDFGEEEFFESLPSLYEPFKEKDNEAKRLAEAIYGKIPVIYSSFSLKPVALRWKQEINENSKNPAYDQYFPELNHNETVSWDSNLFKEEIIFIILRDQYDSERMRKRIDISKEFLKDRGWKFIEYKSSGRGKLTNLFSLIPLGDFTSIYLSLLNSVEAKPVKIIEELKRRLKS, from the coding sequence ATGTTTGAAATTCTATTTGAATTTCCAAAAAATTTTAAAGAGGCAAAGAGAATATCTGAAGAGACTGAAATTAAGATAAAGAGTATCTCCAGTATAAGAAATATTGTTATATCAGGAATGGGTGGATCTGGATTCTCTGGTGATTTTATTCTCTCCCTCTTCAGGGATAGCATAAAGACACCTATAATTGTAAGTAAATATTACTCTCTACCAGAATTTGTAAATGATGAGACACTCCTTATACTTGTTTCCTATTCAGGTAACACAGAGGAAACCCTTTCCTCTCTTGAGGATGGTGCAAAGAGGGGAGCAAACATTATTGCAATTTCATCTGATGGGCAATTGGAAGAGATTGTAAAGGGTAAATATACATTTTTCAAGATACCAGGAGGTTATCCTCCAAGAATGGCTCTTCCGTTTTTATTCTATCCCATTTACCACACTCTCAGAAATTTCACAGAAGAGGATTTTGGAGAGGAGGAATTCTTTGAGTCACTTCCATCTCTGTATGAACCTTTTAAAGAGAAAGATAACGAGGCAAAGAGATTGGCAGAGGCAATCTATGGAAAAATTCCTGTGATTTACTCTTCCTTCTCCCTTAAACCTGTCGCTTTGAGATGGAAACAGGAGATAAATGAGAATTCAAAAAATCCAGCGTATGACCAATATTTTCCTGAGTTAAACCATAATGAAACGGTCTCATGGGATTCCAATTTATTTAAAGAAGAAATTATCTTTATAATTTTAAGAGACCAGTATGATTCTGAAAGGATGAGAAAAAGGATCGATATAAGTAAGGAATTCTTAAAGGATAGGGGTTGGAAATTTATAGAATACAAATCCTCCGGTAGAGGAAAACTCACAAACCTCTTCTCCCTTATACCCTTAGGTGACTTTACATCTATCTATCTTTCACTTTTAAACAGTGTGGAGGCAAAACCAGTAAAGATAATTGAAGAGTTGAAAAGGAGATTGAAGAGTTAG
- a CDS encoding methylmalonyl-CoA mutase family protein — protein MEEERKIFTTSGIEIERVYHPDKDFNYDEKLGEPGEYPFTRGVYPTMYKGRLWTMRQYAGFGTAKETNERYRYLLSQGQTGLSVAFDLPTQIGYDSDDEIALGEVGKVGVAISTIDDMDELFSGIPLDKVSTSMTINSTASILLAMYVAVAESRGIDRKILRGTVQNDILKEYIARGTYIFPPEPSLRLVADLIEWCSKEIPKWNGISISGYHIREAGSNAVQEVGFTLSDAIEYVRLLLDRGLDVDSFAPRLSFFFAAHNNLLEEVAKFRAARRMWAKIMKERFNAKNPKSMRLRFHTQTGGSTLTAEQPLNNIIRVTLQALAAVLGGTQSLHTNSYDEALALPSEEAVRIALRTQQIIAYESGVAETVDPLGGSYAIEKLTDEIEKRAFELIDRIENIGGMKEAIMKGIPQKEILDSAYKYQEEVESGERIIVGKNKFKTEEETEVKIFRVDPKVREERVEKLKEFRKNRDFSSTKEALKILREKAKTDENLMPYILNAVKRKATLGEIVKELKEVFGEFEIPPVL, from the coding sequence ATGGAAGAGGAAAGAAAAATTTTTACAACAAGTGGAATTGAAATAGAAAGAGTTTATCATCCAGATAAGGATTTCAACTATGATGAGAAACTTGGGGAACCAGGTGAGTATCCTTTCACAAGAGGAGTCTATCCTACCATGTACAAGGGAAGACTCTGGACTATGAGGCAGTATGCAGGATTTGGAACTGCAAAGGAAACTAATGAAAGATACAGATACCTACTCTCCCAGGGTCAAACTGGTTTATCTGTAGCCTTTGATTTACCCACACAGATAGGGTATGATTCCGATGATGAGATTGCCCTTGGTGAGGTAGGAAAAGTAGGAGTGGCAATTTCCACCATCGACGATATGGATGAACTGTTTAGTGGGATACCCCTTGACAAGGTATCTACATCAATGACTATAAACTCCACTGCTTCCATACTTCTTGCCATGTATGTTGCTGTTGCAGAGAGTAGAGGAATAGATAGAAAAATTTTAAGAGGAACTGTGCAGAATGATATATTAAAGGAATACATTGCAAGAGGCACATACATATTTCCACCAGAGCCATCCTTAAGACTTGTGGCTGATTTAATTGAGTGGTGTTCAAAAGAGATTCCAAAGTGGAATGGCATAAGTATCTCTGGATATCACATAAGAGAGGCAGGGAGCAATGCAGTACAGGAAGTTGGATTTACCCTATCCGATGCAATAGAGTATGTGAGACTTCTCCTTGATAGAGGTCTTGATGTAGATTCCTTTGCACCAAGACTCTCCTTCTTCTTTGCCGCACACAACAATCTACTTGAGGAAGTTGCGAAGTTCAGAGCGGCAAGAAGAATGTGGGCAAAGATTATGAAGGAGAGATTCAATGCAAAGAATCCCAAATCAATGAGATTGAGATTTCACACTCAAACAGGTGGTTCCACATTAACAGCAGAGCAACCTTTAAACAATATCATAAGAGTTACACTGCAAGCTCTTGCTGCAGTACTCGGTGGGACCCAATCTCTGCATACAAATTCCTACGATGAGGCACTTGCCCTTCCATCTGAGGAAGCTGTGAGAATTGCCTTGAGGACTCAGCAGATTATTGCCTATGAGAGCGGAGTGGCTGAAACAGTTGATCCACTTGGGGGGAGTTATGCTATTGAGAAACTTACAGATGAGATTGAGAAAAGAGCATTTGAGCTTATAGATAGAATTGAAAATATTGGTGGTATGAAAGAAGCTATAATGAAAGGGATTCCTCAAAAGGAGATACTGGATTCAGCATACAAATATCAAGAGGAAGTGGAAAGTGGAGAAAGAATAATAGTTGGAAAGAACAAGTTTAAAACAGAGGAAGAGACAGAAGTCAAAATATTTAGAGTGGATCCAAAGGTTAGAGAAGAAAGGGTTGAAAAGTTAAAAGAGTTTAGAAAGAATAGAGATTTCTCTTCCACAAAGGAAGCTTTAAAAATCTTAAGGGAAAAGGCGAAAACAGATGAAAATCTTATGCCATATATTCTTAATGCAGTTAAGAGAAAGGCAACTCTTGGAGAAATAGTGAAGGAACTCAAGGAAGTGTTTGGTGAGTTTGAGATACCACCGGTACTGTAA
- a CDS encoding isoleucine--tRNA ligase: MSFKKFETKVNIPKREEEIIEFWKKNRIFEKSVEQRDPENRFVFYEGPPTANGKPGVHHGLSRVFKDSVCRYKAMQGYYVERKGGWDTHGLPVEIEVEKRLGLKNKKDIEKYGIEKFIKQCKESVFKYKREWERMTERIAFWLDMENAYITYENYYIETLWWIIKEISKKGLLYKDYKVVPYCPRCGTPLSSHEVAQGYKDVYDPSVFVKFRIPSMEKTYFLVWTTTPWTLPSNMLLAVNKDFTYVKVLYKDEYLILAKERLSEVFKDEEYEVVEEFKGEKLIDIDYEPLFDFVKLDVRFHFVAHGDFVSLDEGTGIVHVAPGYGADDLELGKKYNLPVIQLVGEDGKFKEEAEPFKGLWAKDADKYIVKDLKERGLLFREERYLHSYPHCWRCDTPLLYFAKSSWFIKTTAVKENLIKNNNKVNWYPEHIKKGRFGNWLESLVDWAISRERYWGTPLPVWKCKECGYTHVIGSIEELKSMAKNFPENLELHRPYVDEVKLVCPKCGGEMEREKEVIDVWFDSGAMPYAQFHYPFENREKFKKNFPADYVCEAIDQTRGWFFTLHVLGTLLFDSPAFKNVLCLELVLDEKGEKMSKHKGNVVDPWDVLNNEGADAFRWYLFTVTPPWVPRRFSREMVEVSLRNFIIPLRSSTSFFTLYANIDKFNLNDFNPPPLNERSILDRWLISRLNSLIKFSIEKLDEYNITEATRKMERFTTELTNWYIRLNRKRFWKGKMDKDKISAYFTLYEVLKKLSILIAPFAPFISEEIYQAIVVPEDKDAKESVHLEDYPEPDESLIDNELEERMDFVKNIVELGRSARKRSKVKVRQPLRRMIVFSKERKDIEDLKDIILSELNIKEIEFRDDEEKYIRFIIKPNYKLLGQKLGKFIKNLENLLKDNPDSLLNELNEKGYIQLKTDEGEKKITKDELIIEKYPKGNYSIGWDQGVTVLLSLDIDEELKKEGWLREFLHFIQNARKKAGLEVTDRIILGLILPEEKRKIVEENESFIKTEVLADEIKFEELKEAFKGKFEEGEVYIKRS, encoded by the coding sequence ATGAGTTTCAAAAAGTTCGAGACCAAAGTTAATATACCAAAAAGAGAAGAGGAGATAATAGAGTTCTGGAAGAAGAATAGAATCTTTGAGAAAAGTGTTGAGCAAAGAGACCCAGAGAATAGATTTGTATTTTACGAAGGTCCACCTACGGCAAATGGAAAGCCTGGTGTTCACCATGGTTTATCAAGGGTCTTTAAGGATTCTGTATGTAGATACAAAGCCATGCAGGGATACTATGTTGAAAGAAAAGGCGGATGGGATACCCATGGACTTCCTGTGGAGATAGAGGTTGAGAAGCGTCTCGGACTTAAAAACAAGAAAGATATTGAAAAGTATGGAATAGAAAAATTTATAAAACAATGTAAAGAAAGCGTTTTTAAATATAAAAGAGAATGGGAGAGGATGACAGAAAGAATTGCTTTCTGGCTTGATATGGAAAATGCATATATTACCTATGAAAATTATTATATAGAGACTCTGTGGTGGATAATAAAAGAAATCTCAAAGAAAGGACTTCTTTACAAAGACTATAAAGTTGTTCCCTACTGCCCAAGATGTGGAACCCCCCTCTCCTCTCATGAGGTAGCTCAGGGATACAAGGATGTTTATGACCCAAGTGTCTTTGTTAAATTTAGAATTCCATCAATGGAGAAAACTTATTTTCTCGTCTGGACAACAACACCATGGACACTTCCATCAAACATGCTTCTTGCCGTCAACAAAGATTTTACATATGTAAAAGTTTTGTATAAGGATGAGTACCTTATCCTTGCAAAGGAAAGGCTAAGTGAAGTATTTAAGGATGAAGAATATGAAGTTGTTGAGGAGTTTAAAGGAGAGAAACTCATTGATATAGATTATGAACCCCTCTTTGATTTTGTGAAACTTGATGTAAGATTTCACTTTGTAGCACATGGAGATTTTGTAAGTCTTGATGAGGGAACAGGAATTGTTCATGTGGCGCCAGGATATGGTGCAGATGACCTTGAACTTGGAAAAAAGTATAATCTACCTGTAATTCAGCTTGTTGGAGAGGATGGAAAATTTAAAGAAGAGGCAGAACCATTCAAAGGTTTATGGGCAAAGGATGCAGATAAATATATAGTAAAAGATTTAAAGGAAAGAGGACTTCTCTTTAGAGAGGAAAGATATCTTCACTCCTATCCTCACTGCTGGAGATGTGATACTCCACTTCTATACTTTGCAAAATCCAGTTGGTTTATAAAAACAACTGCAGTTAAAGAGAATCTCATAAAAAATAATAATAAGGTAAACTGGTATCCTGAACACATAAAGAAGGGAAGATTTGGTAATTGGCTTGAGAGTCTTGTGGATTGGGCAATTTCCAGAGAAAGATACTGGGGAACACCCCTTCCTGTATGGAAATGCAAAGAGTGTGGATACACCCATGTTATAGGAAGTATAGAGGAATTAAAGAGTATGGCAAAAAACTTCCCAGAAAATCTTGAACTCCATAGGCCATATGTTGATGAAGTAAAACTTGTTTGTCCAAAATGTGGTGGAGAGATGGAGAGAGAAAAAGAAGTTATAGATGTCTGGTTTGATTCAGGTGCTATGCCCTATGCACAGTTTCATTATCCATTTGAGAATAGAGAAAAATTTAAAAAGAACTTCCCTGCGGACTATGTATGCGAAGCAATAGATCAGACAAGAGGATGGTTCTTCACCCTTCATGTTCTTGGAACACTTCTATTTGACTCTCCTGCCTTTAAGAATGTACTCTGTCTTGAGCTTGTCCTTGATGAAAAGGGCGAGAAGATGAGCAAACATAAGGGAAATGTAGTTGATCCATGGGATGTGCTTAACAATGAAGGAGCTGATGCATTCAGGTGGTATCTCTTTACTGTAACGCCTCCATGGGTTCCAAGAAGATTCTCAAGAGAAATGGTGGAGGTAAGTTTAAGAAACTTCATAATACCTCTAAGAAGTAGCACTTCATTCTTTACCCTCTATGCAAATATAGATAAATTTAATTTAAATGATTTTAATCCTCCCCCATTAAATGAAAGGAGTATCCTTGATAGATGGCTCATATCAAGATTGAACTCCCTTATCAAGTTCTCCATAGAGAAACTTGATGAGTACAACATCACTGAAGCTACAAGAAAAATGGAGAGATTCACAACTGAACTTACCAATTGGTATATAAGATTAAACAGAAAGAGATTCTGGAAAGGAAAAATGGATAAAGACAAAATATCTGCCTACTTTACCCTGTATGAGGTTTTAAAGAAACTCTCAATACTTATAGCTCCTTTTGCTCCATTTATTTCAGAGGAGATATACCAAGCTATTGTTGTTCCTGAAGATAAAGATGCTAAAGAAAGTGTGCATCTTGAAGACTATCCTGAACCTGATGAATCCTTAATTGATAATGAACTTGAGGAGAGAATGGATTTTGTAAAAAACATTGTAGAACTTGGAAGGTCTGCAAGAAAGAGGTCAAAGGTAAAGGTAAGACAACCCTTAAGAAGAATGATTGTCTTTTCAAAGGAGAGGAAAGACATTGAAGACCTTAAAGATATAATACTTTCAGAACTCAACATAAAAGAGATTGAATTTAGGGATGATGAAGAAAAATACATAAGGTTTATTATCAAACCGAATTATAAACTTCTCGGTCAGAAACTCGGGAAATTTATAAAAAATTTAGAGAATCTTTTGAAGGATAATCCAGATTCTCTCTTAAATGAATTAAATGAAAAGGGATACATTCAGTTAAAGACAGATGAAGGTGAAAAGAAAATTACAAAAGACGAGTTGATAATAGAAAAGTATCCGAAAGGAAACTACTCCATAGGATGGGATCAGGGAGTTACAGTATTGTTGTCCCTTGATATAGACGAAGAACTTAAGAAAGAGGGGTGGCTGAGAGAATTCCTCCACTTTATACAGAATGCAAGAAAGAAAGCAGGTCTTGAAGTTACTGACAGAATAATTCTTGGACTGATCCTTCCCGAAGAAAAGAGGAAAATAGTAGAGGAAAATGAATCATTTATTAAAACTGAAGTTCTTGCTGATGAGATAAAGTTTGAAGAATTAAAAGAAGCCTTTAAGGGTAAATTTGAGGAGGGAGAGGTCTATATAAAAAGGAGTTAA
- a CDS encoding class I SAM-dependent methyltransferase yields the protein MEWFKEWFDENYLELFLKPQNEELTKRQVDFIIDVLNLNRGDRVLDVGCGIGRHLIELAKRGIKGVGIDIVDRFIEIAKENKKDLDIEFLKMDERNMNFSEEFDGVISMWTSFGYFSDDENLSVLKRIQKALKPNKRFLLDIENVYYLIKNLVRERWERKGNIFLLERNKFSIMNGRIKTKRIIIKEGKVFEYERIYRIFTKTEIEEYLSLSGFKIINVFGGYTKEPLKENSKRLIVLAEKT from the coding sequence ATGGAGTGGTTTAAAGAGTGGTTTGATGAAAATTATCTTGAACTTTTCTTAAAGCCCCAGAATGAGGAACTTACAAAAAGACAGGTAGATTTTATAATTGATGTCTTAAATTTAAACAGAGGAGATAGAGTTCTTGATGTTGGATGCGGAATAGGAAGACACTTAATTGAACTTGCAAAGAGAGGGATTAAGGGGGTGGGAATTGATATAGTTGATAGATTTATAGAGATTGCGAAGGAAAATAAAAAAGACCTGGACATAGAATTTTTAAAGATGGACGAAAGGAATATGAATTTTTCAGAGGAATTTGATGGTGTTATATCCATGTGGACAAGTTTTGGATACTTTTCAGATGATGAAAACCTCTCTGTTCTAAAAAGAATTCAGAAAGCCTTAAAACCAAATAAAAGGTTTTTACTTGACATTGAAAATGTATACTACCTTATAAAAAATCTTGTGAGGGAGAGATGGGAGAGAAAAGGAAACATTTTTTTACTTGAAAGGAATAAATTTAGCATTATGAATGGAAGAATCAAGACTAAGAGAATAATTATAAAAGAGGGTAAAGTATTTGAATATGAGAGAATATATAGAATTTTTACAAAAACAGAGATTGAGGAGTATCTTTCCTTAAGCGGATTCAAGATAATTAATGTCTTTGGAGGTTATACCAAGGAACCACTCAAAGAGAATTCAAAAAGGCTTATAGTTTTAGCAGAGAAAACATAG